A section of the Scomber scombrus chromosome 24, fScoSco1.1, whole genome shotgun sequence genome encodes:
- the abi2b gene encoding LOW QUALITY PROTEIN: abl interactor 2b (The sequence of the model RefSeq protein was modified relative to this genomic sequence to represent the inferred CDS: deleted 1 base in 1 codon), protein MAELQMLLEEEIPAGRSALLDSFTNLERVAEYCESNYVQSPDKQRALEETKNYTTQSLASVAYLINTLANNVLQMLDIQASQLRRMESSINHISQTVDIHKEKVARREIGILTTNKNTSRTHKIIAPANPERPVRYIRKPVDYSLLDDMGHGVKASAQNMKAGGGALPRTNPPTQKPPSPPMSGKGTLGRHSPYRTLEPVRPPVVPNDYVSSPTRNMAPPLQSPARTASVNQRNRTYSSGSSGGSHPSASRSSSRENSGSGSVGLPIAVPTPAPPNAFPGAPPQFYSMNRPAQQPQNQQVGGSLPYRRPSSVTGQPNMPNIPNMPNMPHNQSQLNGGPHFAQNQGPLAPPPPSMQITPQLPLMGFVARVQETISDVPPPPPPSDEPVFEEPTPPPPPPEDYEDEEDEEESAVVEYSDPYAEEDPPWAPRSYLEKVVAIYDYARDKEDELSFQEGAIIYVIKKNDDGWYEGVMNSTTGLFPGNYVESIMHYAD, encoded by the exons tCTCCAGACAAGCAGAGGGCACTGGAGGAGACCAAAAACTACACTACCCAGTCTCTGGCCAGCGTAGCCTACCTGATAAACACACTCGCCAACAATGTGCTGCAGATGCTGGACATCCAGGCCTCGCAGCTCCGCCGCATGGAGTCGTCCATCAACCACATCTCACAG ACGGTGGACATCCACAAAGAGAAGGTGGCGAGGCGGGAGATCGGCATCCTCACCACCAACAAGAACACGTCCCGCACGCACAAGATCATCGCGCCGGCCAATCCGGAGCGGCCGGTGCGCTACATCCGCAAACCCGTCGACTACAGTCTGCTGGACGACATGGGGCACGGAGTCAAG GCCAGCGCTCAGAACATGAAGGCCGGAGGAGGCGCGCTCCCTCGCACCAACCCCCCCACACAGAAGCCCCCCAGCCCGCCCATGTCGGGGAAAGGGACCCTCGG GCGCCACTCCCCCTATAGGACGCTTGAGCCGGTGCGTCCGCCCGTTGTCCCTAACGACTACGTCTCGAGCCCGACGCGCAACATGGCGCCCCCCCTGCAGAGCCCTGCACGCACTGCATCTGTTAATCAGAGGAACCGCACGTACAG CAGTGGGAGCAGCGGAGGCAGTCACCCCAGC GCAAGCCGCAGCAGCAGCCGGGAGAACAGCGGCAGCGGCAGCGTTGGCCTGCCCATCGCCGTGCCGACCCCGGCCCCGCCCAACGCCTTCCCAG GTGCTCCTCCTCAGTTCTACAGCATGAACCGCCCGGCGCAGCAGCCCCAGAACCAGCAGGTGGGAGGCTCGCTGCCGTACCGCCGACCCTCGTCTGTCACCGGGCAACCGAACATGCCGAACATACCGAACATGCCGAACATGCCACACAACCAGAGCCAGCTCAACGGAGGACCCCACTTCGCCCAGAACCAAG GTCCGCTCGcgccccctcccccctccatgCAGATCACCCCTCAGCTGCCTCTGATGGGCTTTGTGGCCCGAGTTCAGGAGACTA TCTCAGACGTGCCGCCCCCGCCTCCGCCCTCAGACGAGCCGGTGTTTGAGGAGcccacacctcctcctccgccaCCGGAGGACTACGAAGacgaggaggacgaggaggagtcGGCGGTGGTGGAGTACAGCGACCCCTACGCAGAGGAGGACCCTCCCTGGGCCCCACGCAGCTACCTGGAGaaag TGGTGGCCATCTACGACTACGCCCGAGACAAAGAGGACGAGCTTTCGTTCCAGGAGGGCGCCATCATCTACGTGATCAAGAAGAACGACGACGGCTGGTACGAGGGCGTGATGAACAGCACCACGGGCCTCTTCCCCGGAAACTACGTGGAGTCCATCATGCACTACGCCGACTGA